One Haladaptatus sp. R4 DNA window includes the following coding sequences:
- a CDS encoding NAD(P)-dependent alcohol dehydrogenase produces the protein MEAARLHAYTDDMENGLSIDEIDRPEPEQSDHVVVEVQGAGWCQTDNHIIEGLWTDYVEQTLPMTLGHENAGEIVEVGDEVKTVSVGDTVICHPVMTCGQCRQCRLGEDMYCENVRFPGLTTDGGFAEYLLTSERSVIPLPDGVDPVEIAPHADAGITAYHAVKKATRVLNPGDHAVVIGVGGLGHIGLQCLDAMSAAEITALDVKEEARDLADSLGAHHTVDPTTEDVATVIGDITDGAGAEQVIDFVGRDETTAYAPDIVAPGGDHHIVGYGGHIHEPSQSLVNGEFSYRGTLVGRYTELQELVTLVERGDVSLRTSRYDLGDINTVAEKLEHGEIEGRAVITPP, from the coding sequence ATGGAAGCCGCACGCCTGCACGCGTACACCGACGACATGGAAAACGGCCTCAGCATCGATGAAATCGACAGGCCGGAACCCGAACAGTCGGACCACGTCGTCGTCGAAGTACAGGGGGCCGGATGGTGCCAGACGGACAACCACATCATCGAGGGGTTGTGGACGGACTACGTCGAACAGACCCTCCCGATGACCCTCGGCCACGAGAACGCCGGGGAAATCGTCGAAGTCGGCGACGAGGTGAAAACGGTGAGCGTCGGTGATACGGTCATCTGCCACCCCGTGATGACCTGCGGACAGTGCCGCCAGTGCCGTCTCGGCGAGGACATGTACTGCGAAAACGTCCGGTTCCCCGGACTGACGACGGACGGCGGGTTCGCCGAATATTTGCTCACCAGCGAGCGCTCGGTCATCCCGCTCCCCGACGGCGTGGACCCCGTGGAGATCGCTCCCCACGCCGACGCCGGAATCACGGCCTACCACGCGGTCAAGAAAGCGACCCGAGTGTTGAACCCCGGCGACCACGCCGTCGTCATCGGGGTCGGCGGACTCGGACACATCGGCCTCCAGTGTCTCGACGCGATGAGCGCCGCCGAAATCACGGCGCTCGACGTGAAGGAGGAGGCCCGCGATCTGGCCGACAGCCTCGGCGCACACCACACGGTCGATCCGACGACCGAGGACGTGGCGACGGTCATCGGGGACATCACCGATGGCGCGGGTGCCGAGCAAGTCATCGACTTCGTCGGGCGGGACGAAACGACCGCCTACGCCCCGGATATCGTCGCCCCCGGCGGCGATCACCACATCGTCGGCTACGGCGGCCACATCCACGAACCCTCCCAATCGCTCGTGAACGGCGAGTTCTCCTACCGCGGCACGCTCGTCGGCCGCTACACCGAACTCCAGGAACTCGTCACGCTAGTCGAACGCGGCGACGTCTCCCTCCGAACCTCCCGCTACGATCTCGGCGACATCAACACCGTCGCGGAAAAACTCGAACACGGAGAAATAGAGGGTCGGGCGGTCATCACGCCGCCGTGA
- a CDS encoding winged helix-turn-helix domain-containing protein, translating to MEQHQSLIKYVLRSGARTAVLQAIVDGDETTQALLNRNLASESAVYNALTELENRGLIYSPRAKRWAPTGTGSVVCDLVREQRETEQALAIDADYWQRHDTAALPSTDVFRIADLVDATVVRATDTRPSQAVREIERRLETTTSASVIAPIFNERFSDALLDGLDDSGKSRLILGTNVLDSLLEEPSIPMNDELEVRVANVSFALTVTDDSLLLSLPLLDGSYDAGTELIADSERAHRRGTKLFEHVWNDAEPVADYIESLDDTVA from the coding sequence ATGGAACAACACCAGTCCCTCATCAAGTACGTGCTTCGCTCCGGGGCACGAACGGCAGTGTTGCAGGCCATCGTCGATGGCGACGAGACGACACAGGCACTGCTGAATCGGAACCTCGCGAGCGAATCCGCCGTGTACAACGCACTCACGGAGTTGGAAAATCGTGGATTGATCTACTCCCCCCGGGCGAAGCGCTGGGCACCGACGGGAACAGGGTCGGTCGTCTGTGACCTCGTCCGTGAACAACGGGAAACGGAACAAGCACTCGCGATCGACGCCGACTACTGGCAGCGACACGACACCGCCGCGCTCCCCTCCACCGACGTGTTTCGTATCGCCGACCTCGTCGACGCTACCGTCGTCCGAGCGACCGACACTCGCCCGTCACAGGCGGTACGGGAGATCGAACGCCGACTCGAAACCACGACATCCGCGTCGGTCATCGCACCCATCTTCAACGAACGATTTTCGGACGCCCTCCTCGATGGCCTCGACGACAGCGGGAAATCGCGACTGATTCTGGGAACGAACGTCCTCGACTCCCTCCTCGAAGAACCGTCGATCCCCATGAACGACGAGTTGGAGGTCCGAGTGGCGAACGTCTCGTTCGCCTTGACGGTGACCGACGACAGCCTGTTGCTCTCGCTTCCACTGCTCGATGGGTCTTACGACGCGGGGACGGAACTCATCGCCGACTCCGAACGGGCACATCGGCGGGGAACGAAGTTGTTCGAGCACGTCTGGAACGACGCCGAACCGGTCGCCGACTACATCGAGTCGCTCGACGACACCGTCGCGTAG
- a CDS encoding twin-arginine translocase TatA/TatE family subunit has protein sequence MIPLFGPIPGGAELVVILLIAVLLFGANKIPELARSTGEAMGEFKKGREEVEQELQDMQSSGTSSPAQEVESEPVSPTETETEMETETETSTNTKTETDS, from the coding sequence ATGATACCACTATTCGGGCCGATTCCCGGCGGAGCAGAACTCGTCGTGATTCTGCTCATCGCGGTTCTCCTGTTCGGTGCAAACAAGATTCCGGAACTCGCACGCTCCACGGGAGAGGCGATGGGTGAGTTCAAGAAAGGTCGTGAAGAAGTCGAGCAGGAACTCCAAGACATGCAGAGCTCCGGCACGTCCAGTCCTGCACAGGAAGTCGAGAGCGAACCCGTTTCCCCCACGGAAACCGAGACGGAGATGGAGACGGAGACGGAAACCAGCACCAACACGAAAACCGAAACCGACTCGTAG
- a CDS encoding DUF106 domain-containing protein → MVLETSWTVYDKFAGLLALALLSGYYLAPVQGSIAMAVNLVLSPLATLLPVSVFLFGLAGTTGLYSTTLRLLLGDSERMERLQERIETLQKRISSSTEEDGDGTDSIADEQTELLRSWLAMLKLQFRPLAWSMLLTVPVFLWIRWAMANPAAATVPLALSLPVVGHIALTATLIGPVKVWLVWYVGGSISTSFVSRRVLSRVLA, encoded by the coding sequence ATGGTCCTCGAAACCAGTTGGACGGTGTACGACAAATTCGCTGGACTCCTCGCGCTGGCGCTGCTGTCCGGATACTATCTGGCACCGGTGCAAGGATCGATAGCGATGGCGGTGAACCTCGTTCTCAGCCCGCTTGCGACACTCCTGCCCGTCTCGGTCTTCCTGTTCGGGTTGGCCGGGACGACCGGTCTGTACTCGACGACGCTCCGACTCCTCTTGGGTGACTCCGAGAGGATGGAGCGACTACAGGAACGCATCGAGACCCTCCAGAAACGAATCTCGTCCTCGACCGAGGAGGATGGAGACGGAACCGATTCGATTGCCGACGAGCAGACGGAACTGCTGCGGAGTTGGCTTGCGATGCTGAAACTCCAGTTCCGCCCGCTGGCGTGGAGCATGCTCCTCACGGTGCCGGTGTTCCTCTGGATTCGGTGGGCAATGGCGAACCCGGCGGCGGCGACGGTTCCGCTCGCCCTCTCGCTCCCGGTCGTTGGCCACATCGCGCTGACCGCGACGCTCATCGGGCCGGTCAAGGTGTGGCTCGTGTGGTACGTCGGCGGATCGATCTCGACCAGTTTCGTCTCGCGCCGCGTGTTGTCGCGCGTTCTCGCCTAG
- a CDS encoding DUF5799 family protein, translated as MSGQRWTDMIVGDRMAVDREFMEEVTNSQFSRQEWGLVMTAVEFEIEHPEDDERAKLVADTSKVEQVMPEMDNIQSQMNSMSGQSSKKDSKGVFSSVKSALGLGGGDSGVDQDRLSAAEALAQQYADELQARLESKGKWARVRTAVQD; from the coding sequence ATGAGCGGACAACGGTGGACGGACATGATCGTGGGGGACAGGATGGCTGTCGATAGGGAGTTCATGGAGGAAGTGACGAACTCCCAGTTTTCACGGCAGGAGTGGGGATTGGTGATGACGGCCGTGGAATTCGAGATAGAACACCCCGAGGACGACGAGCGCGCGAAACTCGTGGCGGACACGAGCAAGGTCGAGCAGGTGATGCCCGAGATGGACAACATCCAGTCGCAGATGAACTCGATGTCGGGCCAATCATCGAAAAAGGACAGTAAAGGCGTGTTTAGCTCCGTCAAAAGCGCGCTCGGGTTGGGCGGCGGCGACTCCGGCGTCGACCAGGACCGACTCTCGGCGGCCGAGGCGTTGGCACAGCAGTACGCCGACGAACTACAGGCCCGCCTCGAATCGAAGGGGAAGTGGGCGCGCGTCAGGACCGCGGTTCAGGACTGA
- a CDS encoding methylated-DNA--[protein]-cysteine S-methyltransferase, whose protein sequence is MNVDIFETTIEIDDGRIAESSDEIRKQVAEYESGDRTTFDLQVTVPEGVTGAVMNAMNAIPYGETRTYGDLAAALDTTPIAIGQACARNPVPLVVPCHRVVGSDGALKGYSAADGVTTKRRLLDLEAERSGHSRQTRLATNEMHETQQ, encoded by the coding sequence ATGAACGTAGATATCTTCGAAACGACCATCGAAATCGATGACGGCCGAATCGCCGAATCGAGTGACGAGATTCGAAAACAGGTAGCCGAATACGAGTCCGGTGACCGCACGACCTTCGACCTTCAGGTCACGGTTCCGGAGGGGGTGACCGGAGCGGTGATGAACGCGATGAACGCCATTCCGTACGGCGAGACGCGAACGTACGGCGACCTCGCCGCGGCGCTCGATACGACGCCCATCGCCATCGGACAGGCGTGTGCTCGGAACCCCGTCCCGCTGGTCGTCCCCTGCCATCGCGTCGTCGGGAGCGACGGCGCGTTGAAAGGCTACTCGGCGGCCGACGGAGTCACGACGAAACGACGTCTGCTGGACCTCGAAGCCGAGCGGAGTGGCCATTCACGGCAAACCCGACTAGCGACGAACGAGATGCACGAGACACAGCAATAA
- a CDS encoding glycosyltransferase family 4 protein produces MRVLNYLELESELARSGIGTSTKQQRKALAGTSVDVVTSPWNGKTPLHALPSGAVGSGFFADFDLAHCNVIGPGSIAVARHAKRNDIPLVLHAHVTSEDFAESFRGSSIAARPLGRYLKWFYSQADLVLCPSEYTKSVLERYPVDAPIQPISNGVDAESLERFQSFRDEYRARYDLDGMVVFALGNVFERKGLTTFCRVAQQTEFDFVWFGTVDDGPHASSTVKRWTENPPDNVTFSGWVEDKRGAFAAGDVFCFPAKVENQGIVVLEAMACGKAVVLRDIPVFDEFFTHGVDCLKCETETEFRRALELLHRDPELRERLGENARETAAEHSLERVGEELVETYSKLV; encoded by the coding sequence GTGCGCGTACTCAACTACCTCGAACTCGAATCCGAGTTGGCCCGTAGCGGCATCGGAACCTCCACAAAGCAGCAACGCAAGGCTCTCGCGGGGACGAGCGTGGACGTCGTCACGTCGCCGTGGAACGGAAAAACTCCCCTCCATGCACTCCCATCGGGGGCGGTAGGGAGTGGTTTCTTCGCCGATTTCGACCTCGCTCACTGCAACGTCATCGGGCCGGGGTCAATCGCCGTCGCACGCCACGCCAAGCGCAACGACATCCCGCTCGTCCTCCACGCGCACGTCACGAGCGAGGACTTCGCCGAGAGCTTTCGCGGGTCGAGCATCGCCGCGCGCCCCCTCGGTCGCTATCTGAAGTGGTTCTATTCGCAGGCCGACCTCGTGCTCTGTCCGAGCGAATACACGAAATCCGTCCTCGAACGCTATCCCGTCGATGCGCCGATTCAGCCGATTTCGAACGGTGTTGACGCCGAATCGCTGGAGAGATTCCAGTCGTTCCGTGACGAGTACCGCGCGCGCTACGACCTGGACGGGATGGTGGTCTTCGCGCTCGGCAACGTCTTCGAGCGCAAGGGTCTCACGACGTTCTGCCGAGTGGCACAACAGACGGAGTTCGACTTCGTGTGGTTCGGAACCGTGGACGACGGCCCGCACGCCAGTTCGACGGTCAAGCGCTGGACCGAAAACCCGCCGGACAACGTCACGTTCTCGGGGTGGGTGGAGGACAAACGCGGTGCGTTCGCGGCAGGCGACGTGTTCTGCTTCCCGGCGAAGGTCGAAAATCAGGGAATCGTCGTCCTCGAAGCGATGGCCTGCGGCAAGGCTGTCGTCCTCCGGGACATCCCCGTCTTCGACGAGTTCTTCACGCACGGCGTGGACTGCCTGAAATGCGAGACGGAGACGGAGTTCCGCCGCGCGCTCGAACTGCTCCACCGGGATCCCGAACTACGGGAACGTCTCGGGGAGAACGCCCGTGAAACCGCGGCCGAGCACAGTTTGGAGCGGGTCGGCGAGGAACTTGTCGAGACGTATTCAAAACTGGTCTGA
- a CDS encoding iron-sulfur cluster assembly protein encodes MRGDSVGARRVTDPELDRSIVELEYIDDIEVEAEEGGAHVDVSFTLPTAWCSPAFAWMMALDGREAVEGLSGVARCSMRLREHMHAREVTVGVNNDHSFDATFPDADGGIAEVRSTLDAKARLARQYDAVETLLAAGVTHEQIALLTRDDCRFFDEYVAVGVREGAVEIVVDVEPLRRYLDKAMQTGRVAENDRLFRTPEGDDIDPDEAELVHRRARLAHVNMSGQGGVCDALHESRRAELARQ; translated from the coding sequence GTGCGCGGCGATTCTGTCGGCGCTCGACGCGTGACCGACCCCGAACTCGACCGCTCCATCGTCGAACTCGAATACATCGACGACATCGAAGTCGAAGCCGAGGAGGGCGGTGCACACGTCGACGTGTCGTTCACGCTCCCGACGGCGTGGTGTTCGCCGGCGTTCGCGTGGATGATGGCGCTCGACGGCCGGGAAGCAGTCGAGGGACTTTCGGGCGTCGCTCGCTGCTCGATGCGACTCCGTGAGCACATGCACGCCCGGGAGGTCACCGTGGGCGTCAACAACGACCACTCCTTCGATGCGACGTTTCCCGACGCCGACGGTGGCATCGCGGAGGTACGCTCGACGCTCGACGCGAAAGCTCGACTCGCGCGTCAGTACGACGCGGTCGAAACGCTGTTGGCGGCGGGCGTGACCCACGAACAAATCGCGTTGTTGACCCGCGACGACTGCCGGTTCTTCGACGAGTACGTGGCCGTCGGGGTTCGTGAGGGGGCGGTCGAAATCGTCGTGGACGTCGAACCGCTCCGGCGGTATCTCGACAAAGCGATGCAAACCGGACGAGTCGCCGAAAATGATCGGCTCTTTCGAACGCCGGAGGGGGACGATATCGACCCGGACGAGGCTGAACTCGTCCACCGGAGGGCACGTCTCGCGCACGTCAACATGAGCGGACAGGGTGGCGTCTGCGATGCGCTCCACGAGTCCCGTCGGGCCGAACTCGCTCGACAGTAG
- a CDS encoding protein sorting system archaetidylserine decarboxylase — MKIVPDAWRYAAPPLLLAGPLGFLSPVGTLLALATGGAILHFFRDPERNPPVEGILSPADGRVSVIRKEGDRVRVGVFMNVTDVHVNRAPVGGRVESVEHEPGKHRPAFSKDSDNNEKVHIGFPSYDVTLIAGAFARRIHPYVKSGDELERGERLGHIAFGSRADVLLPPSVDVTDIEVRKGQRVRAGETVLTRSEVRSD, encoded by the coding sequence ATGAAGATCGTTCCGGACGCGTGGCGATACGCCGCGCCGCCGCTGTTGTTGGCCGGACCGCTGGGATTCCTCTCGCCCGTTGGGACGCTGCTCGCGCTGGCGACGGGTGGTGCAATCCTGCACTTCTTCCGCGACCCGGAGCGGAACCCACCAGTGGAGGGAATCCTCTCGCCCGCGGACGGGCGCGTCTCCGTGATTCGGAAGGAAGGAGACCGCGTTCGCGTCGGCGTGTTCATGAACGTCACGGACGTACACGTCAACCGCGCGCCGGTGGGCGGACGCGTCGAGTCGGTCGAACACGAACCGGGAAAACACCGTCCGGCGTTCAGCAAGGATTCGGACAACAACGAAAAGGTCCACATCGGGTTTCCGTCCTACGACGTGACGCTCATCGCGGGCGCGTTCGCGCGGCGGATCCATCCGTACGTCAAGTCGGGCGACGAACTGGAACGCGGGGAACGGTTGGGCCACATCGCGTTCGGTAGCAGGGCGGACGTACTCCTGCCACCATCGGTCGACGTGACGGACATCGAAGTAAGAAAGGGACAACGCGTGCGCGCAGGGGAGACGGTGTTGACTCGTTCCGAGGTGCGGAGCGACTAG
- a CDS encoding amidohydrolase family protein: MYRGTGDGRWENEEDVFVIDSHIHFWDASEENIIHEGGEQFIRCFYDYHTGFTPAEREWTLEEYRKYPQERMLEDLFGNGAVDMGIFQPTHLEEFYEEGFNTVDTNADFAAENPERFIVNGRFDPREGEEGLRELERQKEEYDIQGVKLYTAEWLDDSKGWRLDSEEAFEYLEKCAELGIENIHPHKGPTIRPLNKDAFDVKDVDDAATSFTELNFVVEHVGLPRLDDFCWLAAQEPNVYGGLAVAAPMAQNRPRKFGEIMGELLYWLGEDRLLFGSDYALWNPDWLVETVMNAELTDDQKDEYGIELTPEVMRKIMGENAARLYDIDIEEKKRQFRDDGITDEFGLQTHYEEGGATADD; this comes from the coding sequence ATGTACAGAGGAACTGGGGACGGTCGATGGGAGAACGAGGAGGACGTATTCGTCATCGACTCGCACATCCACTTTTGGGATGCAAGCGAGGAGAACATCATCCACGAAGGAGGCGAGCAGTTCATCCGGTGTTTTTACGATTATCACACCGGATTCACGCCCGCCGAGCGCGAGTGGACGCTGGAGGAGTACCGAAAGTATCCGCAGGAACGAATGCTCGAAGACCTGTTCGGTAACGGTGCCGTGGACATGGGAATCTTCCAACCCACCCATCTGGAGGAGTTCTACGAGGAGGGGTTCAACACGGTGGACACCAACGCGGATTTCGCCGCCGAGAACCCGGAGCGCTTCATCGTCAACGGGCGGTTCGACCCCCGGGAGGGCGAGGAAGGGCTACGCGAACTCGAACGCCAGAAGGAGGAGTACGACATCCAGGGCGTCAAACTCTACACCGCCGAGTGGCTGGACGATTCGAAAGGGTGGCGGCTCGACAGCGAGGAAGCCTTCGAGTATCTCGAAAAGTGTGCCGAGTTGGGAATCGAGAACATCCATCCACACAAGGGGCCGACCATTCGGCCGCTGAACAAGGACGCCTTCGACGTGAAGGACGTGGACGACGCCGCGACTTCGTTCACCGAACTCAACTTCGTCGTGGAACACGTCGGGCTTCCCCGACTGGACGACTTCTGCTGGTTGGCCGCCCAAGAGCCGAACGTGTACGGAGGACTCGCGGTGGCCGCCCCGATGGCGCAAAACCGCCCGCGTAAGTTCGGGGAAATCATGGGCGAACTGCTCTACTGGCTCGGCGAGGACCGCCTGCTGTTCGGGAGCGACTACGCGCTGTGGAACCCCGATTGGCTGGTCGAAACCGTGATGAACGCCGAACTCACCGACGACCAGAAGGACGAGTACGGCATCGAACTCACCCCGGAGGTCATGCGGAAGATAATGGGCGAGAACGCCGCTCGCCTGTACGACATCGACATCGAGGAGAAGAAAAGACAGTTCCGCGACGACGGCATCACCGACGAGTTCGGCTTGCAAACGCATTACGAAGAGGGTGGCGCGACCGCCGACGACTGA
- a CDS encoding FmdB family zinc ribbon protein, producing the protein MGLLDAVRRLFTIAGDEYRCDYCGRTFRYSTALADLPDLNCPYCGSTDIERVGESNGG; encoded by the coding sequence ATGGGTCTCCTCGACGCGGTCAGACGACTCTTCACGATAGCGGGCGACGAGTATCGGTGTGACTACTGCGGTCGCACGTTCCGGTATTCGACGGCGCTGGCGGACCTTCCCGATCTGAACTGCCCGTACTGCGGTTCGACCGATATCGAGCGTGTAGGGGAGTCGAACGGCGGTTGA
- a CDS encoding DUF5779 family protein: MNDSGFDLDLQAAEQDIDFDEDARVILGVLDGTTAVEERVEAIERGHTLVLAIDGDLTELAADLAPAVKKGGGNLVHFRKFLIISPPDIDIDTSEL; this comes from the coding sequence ATGAACGATTCCGGGTTCGATTTGGACCTTCAGGCGGCCGAACAGGATATCGACTTCGACGAGGATGCCCGTGTCATCCTCGGCGTCCTCGACGGAACGACCGCCGTCGAGGAACGAGTCGAGGCGATAGAGCGGGGACACACGCTCGTCCTCGCCATCGACGGCGACCTGACCGAATTGGCGGCCGATCTCGCACCGGCCGTGAAAAAAGGCGGCGGGAATTTGGTGCATTTCCGGAAGTTTCTCATCATCTCACCGCCCGACATCGACATCGATACGAGCGAACTCTGA
- a CDS encoding HD domain-containing protein, giving the protein MDTEPAESEIDDGRHAYDPDAEHAFPDEKLNEVLEFIANDEEIQAYLDAQNVNAVTRKGYNDHGRKHIEIVRNRALLLYDLLKRGNVEFNGAADEGLDESDESVIIAFASTLHDIGHIVHRDDHSYYSIPLAADLLDRVLPNFYDVENTVRMKGEILHAILCHHTEEDPLTTEAGVIRVSDALDMEHGRSRIPYEKGGRGINTVSSQAIKKVTLRQGDTVPVLVEIEMLNAAGVYQVDNLLKAKLHGSGLEDDIRIVALNVREGSDHIVERVEL; this is encoded by the coding sequence ATGGATACGGAACCAGCCGAAAGTGAAATCGATGACGGGCGGCATGCCTACGACCCGGATGCCGAACACGCCTTCCCCGACGAAAAGCTGAACGAGGTGCTCGAATTCATCGCGAACGACGAGGAGATTCAAGCGTATCTCGACGCCCAGAACGTCAACGCGGTTACGCGCAAGGGATACAACGATCACGGGCGAAAACACATCGAAATCGTTCGAAATCGTGCGCTCCTCCTCTATGACCTCCTGAAACGCGGCAACGTCGAGTTCAACGGTGCGGCCGACGAGGGACTGGACGAATCCGACGAGAGCGTCATCATCGCCTTCGCGTCGACGCTCCACGACATCGGTCACATCGTCCACCGCGACGATCACTCCTACTACTCGATTCCGCTCGCGGCCGACCTCCTCGACCGGGTTCTGCCGAACTTCTACGACGTCGAAAACACGGTGCGGATGAAGGGCGAAATCCTCCACGCGATTCTCTGTCACCACACGGAAGAGGACCCGCTCACGACCGAAGCGGGTGTCATCCGCGTTTCGGACGCGCTCGATATGGAACACGGCCGCTCGCGCATCCCGTACGAGAAAGGTGGCCGCGGTATCAACACCGTCTCCAGTCAGGCCATCAAGAAGGTCACGCTCCGGCAAGGGGACACCGTCCCCGTCCTCGTGGAAATCGAGATGCTGAACGCCGCGGGTGTGTATCAGGTCGATAACCTGCTGAAGGCGAAACTCCACGGCTCCGGACTCGAAGACGACATCCGTATCGTCGCCCTGAACGTCCGCGAAGGAAGCGACCACATCGTCGAGCGCGTCGAACTCTAA
- a CDS encoding ribonuclease P protein component 4 yields MTVAQERIERLTVLARDATAECNDDRAREYVRLARRIAERQRLSLPRQFKRFTCDACDAYLRPGKNARVRLQDGHVVVTCDCGDQARYPYD; encoded by the coding sequence ATGACAGTAGCTCAAGAGCGAATAGAGCGTCTCACCGTACTCGCACGGGACGCCACCGCAGAGTGTAACGACGACCGAGCGCGCGAATACGTCCGCCTCGCCAGACGAATCGCCGAACGCCAGCGGTTGTCCCTCCCGAGACAGTTCAAGCGATTCACCTGCGATGCCTGCGACGCCTACCTCCGCCCCGGAAAGAACGCGCGCGTCAGACTCCAGGACGGCCACGTCGTGGTTACCTGCGACTGTGGTGACCAGGCGCGCTACCCGTACGACTGA